The proteins below are encoded in one region of Knoellia sp. S7-12:
- a CDS encoding AURKAIP1/COX24 domain-containing protein: MGSVIKKRRKRMAKKKHRKLLRKTRHQRRNKK; this comes from the coding sequence ATGGGTTCAGTGATCAAGAAGCGCCGCAAGCGCATGGCGAAGAAGAAGCACCGCAAGTTGCTTCGCAAGACGCGCCACCAGCGTCGCAACAAGAAGTGA
- a CDS encoding helix-turn-helix domain-containing protein, with translation MSQERFAEVRFLTVAEVASIMRVSKMTVYRMVHGGELPAVRVGRSFRVPEDEVQKYLRESYMGTA, from the coding sequence ATGTCTCAGGAACGCTTTGCCGAGGTGCGGTTTCTCACCGTTGCCGAGGTGGCCTCGATCATGCGCGTGTCAAAGATGACCGTCTATCGCATGGTGCACGGCGGCGAACTTCCGGCCGTGCGCGTTGGACGGTCCTTCCGGGTTCCCGAGGATGAGGTGCAGAAGTACCTCCGGGAGTCCTACATGGGCACCGCTTGA
- a CDS encoding acetoin utilization protein AcuC, with amino-acid sequence MAHRTRLVWDDGFTAYNFGPTHPMGPSRLALTTRLLDSLGVLGQVEVVSPGIASDELLATVHDRDYIAAVRAASIDPDTADLRRGLGTEDDPAFAGMHEASARIVQGTVDVCDAVWSGEVDHGVNYCGGLHHAMATHAAGFCIYNDIAVGIQHLLDNGAERVAYIDIDVHHGDGVERIFWNDPRVLTVSVHESGRALFPGTGWPGDIGGPDARGTAVNVALPPGTGDSDWLRAIESVVPHVVAAFDPDVLVTQHGCDSHRQDPLAHFSVSLDAQRRAHECLHRLAHDHANGKWVALGGGGYELVDVVPRSWAHLTAIAAHAPVAVDTVVPQEWLDHVRETYGREGPSTMGDLAQEDLPIWVRPWEMGHNPDRPGDAAILATRQAVFPLHGLDPWFD; translated from the coding sequence ATGGCTCATCGCACGCGCCTCGTCTGGGACGACGGGTTCACGGCCTACAACTTCGGGCCAACCCATCCCATGGGGCCCTCCCGGCTGGCTCTGACGACGAGGTTGCTCGACTCGCTCGGCGTCCTTGGCCAGGTCGAAGTCGTCAGTCCCGGCATCGCCAGTGACGAACTCCTCGCGACGGTGCACGACCGCGACTACATCGCTGCGGTGCGGGCAGCGTCGATCGATCCGGACACCGCAGATCTGCGCCGCGGCCTGGGCACGGAGGATGACCCAGCCTTTGCGGGGATGCACGAGGCGAGCGCCCGAATCGTCCAGGGAACGGTCGATGTCTGCGACGCGGTGTGGAGTGGCGAGGTCGACCACGGCGTGAACTATTGCGGCGGTCTCCACCACGCGATGGCCACCCACGCCGCGGGCTTCTGCATCTACAACGACATCGCCGTGGGCATCCAGCACCTTCTCGACAACGGCGCCGAGCGAGTGGCCTACATCGACATCGACGTCCACCATGGCGACGGTGTCGAGCGCATCTTCTGGAACGACCCGCGCGTCCTGACGGTCTCTGTCCATGAGTCCGGGCGCGCGCTCTTCCCGGGCACCGGGTGGCCGGGCGACATCGGTGGGCCTGACGCGCGGGGCACGGCAGTCAACGTGGCGCTCCCGCCGGGGACGGGCGACTCCGACTGGTTGCGCGCCATCGAGTCGGTCGTGCCCCACGTCGTGGCGGCTTTCGATCCCGATGTGCTCGTGACCCAGCACGGTTGCGACAGTCATCGCCAGGATCCGCTGGCGCACTTCAGCGTCTCCCTCGATGCCCAGCGGCGCGCCCACGAGTGCCTCCACCGGCTCGCCCATGACCACGCGAACGGCAAGTGGGTTGCGCTGGGCGGCGGCGGTTATGAACTCGTCGACGTCGTGCCGCGGTCCTGGGCCCACCTCACGGCGATCGCCGCGCACGCACCCGTGGCGGTCGACACCGTGGTTCCGCAGGAATGGCTCGACCACGTCCGTGAGACGTACGGCCGAGAAGGCCCGAGCACCATGGGTGACCTGGCGCAGGAGGACCTGCCGATCTGGGTGCGGCCATGGGAGATGGGGCACAACCCGGACCGACCCGGCGACGCCGCCATCCTGGCGACTCGTCAAGCGGTGTTCCCGCTCCACGGCTTGGATCCCTGGTTCGACTGA